The proteins below come from a single Deltaproteobacteria bacterium genomic window:
- a CDS encoding pilus assembly PilX N-terminal domain-containing protein has protein sequence MSSLHRRSESGVALVAVMMILAMLMGLAVALNTSTNMDTALRGAYQRTTTGFYAAESGLNRGMGDYRNIFLNFNVPTGSDFAAHSISIGSRNVNYQISDVTAYVSGAAPVIIIPPGQLFGGLNSQEYDYIANSTASSSSDVEARVNAEFKVGYIPIFQFVAFYKKDLEIAPGRDMNLHGRVHTNGDLYLSADNASLTISDTATNPNVQVSAKGDMYRGRKRANSCDNPGTVTVDKLEDLASPFQPTAGYLDPLGLNCTGAPSTPAGVSSAGGTRKVPTAEVAQWKGSMASQLESISVPDPDIAARGSGVYWTKADLRIVLNLDNTLVGSVPPNQFTIEVQNAAGTQDVAKTALLTAFMATNSSFGPANSTRPLFYTDRPILGGAAGCNCDDGHVAAFGCFNATAVCYSPAFASDNRVYGTGTTMVATGATDYRRGGFYNFRERKWMYLLNLDVRDLLAYNQTLPSNGRFFDPADRTDGGIVLFLSVQGPESGLASNRYGVRIFGSNTLPFPAMGSDPTGITVVSDQAVYVQGDYNSFATIAAGKQPAAILGDSINVLSNNWWAAAANPGAGVHTNDRQSIDDNGSGNRNATATTINTAFLGGVDETTPNGGTATYNGGLENYPRFNENWGNINFNYLGSFVSLGNPQHVTGLWNNQMYSPPLRNWDYDAEFNNAANLPPLSPRFVYVQQVLFTEEFK, from the coding sequence ATGTCTTCGCTCCATCGTCGAAGCGAATCCGGCGTCGCCCTGGTCGCCGTCATGATGATCTTGGCCATGCTGATGGGCTTGGCCGTGGCGCTCAACACCTCGACCAACATGGATACGGCTTTGCGCGGGGCGTACCAACGCACTACTACCGGCTTCTACGCGGCCGAGTCCGGCCTCAATCGCGGCATGGGCGACTATCGCAACATCTTCCTCAATTTCAATGTGCCGACCGGGTCTGACTTCGCCGCGCACTCGATTTCTATCGGCTCGCGCAACGTGAACTATCAGATCAGCGACGTAACAGCGTACGTAAGCGGCGCCGCGCCCGTGATCATCATTCCGCCGGGGCAACTGTTCGGCGGCCTCAACTCGCAGGAGTACGACTATATCGCGAACTCTACGGCGTCATCGAGTAGCGACGTCGAAGCGCGCGTCAACGCTGAGTTCAAAGTCGGGTACATTCCCATCTTCCAGTTCGTCGCGTTCTACAAGAAGGACCTGGAAATCGCCCCTGGCCGCGACATGAACTTGCACGGTCGTGTCCATACCAACGGCGATCTCTATCTCAGCGCCGACAACGCGAGCCTCACCATCTCCGACACCGCAACCAATCCGAACGTGCAAGTCAGCGCCAAGGGCGACATGTACCGCGGCCGCAAACGCGCCAACTCGTGCGACAACCCTGGCACCGTAACGGTCGATAAACTCGAAGACTTAGCCTCCCCGTTCCAGCCGACGGCGGGCTATCTCGACCCACTCGGCCTGAACTGCACCGGCGCGCCGTCAACGCCCGCTGGCGTGAGCAGCGCCGGCGGTACCCGCAAGGTTCCCACCGCCGAAGTCGCTCAATGGAAGGGAAGCATGGCCAGTCAGCTGGAGAGCATCTCGGTTCCCGATCCCGATATCGCGGCGCGCGGCAGCGGCGTGTACTGGACAAAGGCTGATCTTCGGATAGTCCTCAATTTGGACAACACACTAGTTGGAAGCGTTCCCCCAAATCAGTTCACCATCGAGGTGCAGAACGCCGCAGGTACACAGGATGTTGCGAAGACGGCTCTCCTGACAGCATTCATGGCCACGAACAGCTCGTTTGGACCGGCGAACAGCACGCGCCCGCTGTTTTACACCGACCGCCCGATCCTCGGTGGCGCTGCCGGATGCAATTGTGACGACGGTCACGTGGCAGCTTTCGGGTGTTTCAATGCGACCGCGGTCTGCTACAGTCCCGCGTTCGCCAGCGACAATCGAGTCTACGGTACCGGCACCACAATGGTCGCCACCGGCGCCACCGACTACCGTCGCGGGGGCTTCTACAACTTCCGCGAGCGTAAGTGGATGTACCTCCTCAATCTCGACGTACGGGATCTACTCGCCTACAACCAGACGTTACCCTCGAACGGCCGCTTCTTCGACCCCGCCGATCGCACTGACGGCGGAATCGTGTTGTTTCTTTCGGTGCAGGGCCCCGAGTCCGGTCTCGCCTCAAATCGCTATGGGGTGCGCATCTTCGGCTCGAACACCCTCCCCTTTCCAGCGATGGGTTCGGATCCGACCGGGATTACGGTCGTGAGCGATCAAGCGGTCTACGTCCAAGGCGATTACAATAGTTTTGCCACCATCGCCGCCGGCAAGCAGCCGGCCGCGATTTTGGGTGATTCGATTAACGTGCTCTCAAACAACTGGTGGGCAGCGGCGGCCAATCCGGGAGCCGGCGTGCACACCAACGACCGGCAATCTATCGATGACAATGGTAGCGGTAACCGCAACGCGACCGCTACAACGATCAATACCGCCTTCCTGGGTGGTGTTGATGAGACCACGCCAAATGGCGGCACGGCAACGTACAACGGCGGCCTGGAGAACTATCCCCGCTTCAACGAAAATTGGGGCAACATCAACTTCAACTACCTTGGCTCGTTCGTTAGCCTGGGCAATCCACAGCACGTGACCGGCTTGTGGAACAATCAAATGTACTCACCGCCGCTGCGCAACTGGGACTACGACGCAGAATTCAACAATGCGGCGAACCTGCCCCCGCTCTCACCGCGCTTCGTGTACGTGCAGCAGGTGCTCTTCACCGAAGAATTCAAGTAG
- a CDS encoding type II secretion system protein — protein MQSIQPSNGSRGFSLVELLVATVIISMAMAVAGAFFVAARTTITDQIVRTETLQGLRASMDEMVRDLRLGGACLPVTGDFVTLDSVNSGTDQIVTRTGLVRPNETCVRTVTIADIATSTATIPVQVASGFTSTMRVYICNNNCLSGELFNLTGVDTAGNTLTKGTTLSSAYPAGAGVYAVDERQYKVDNSNPSLPVLALGVNGATATPFAIGIENLQLQYQLARNCSSAAGCDVVDVPANNTEFALVNQIFITLTARSRGTLSTGQYYRVARTVSAKPRNLLPG, from the coding sequence ATGCAATCTATACAGCCATCAAACGGTAGCCGCGGCTTCTCGCTGGTAGAGTTGCTCGTCGCCACCGTCATCATCTCGATGGCCATGGCAGTGGCCGGCGCGTTCTTCGTCGCAGCGCGCACCACGATTACTGATCAGATCGTTCGTACTGAGACGCTGCAAGGCTTGCGCGCCTCGATGGACGAGATGGTCCGCGATCTCCGCTTGGGTGGGGCTTGCTTACCCGTCACCGGCGACTTCGTCACCTTGGATAGCGTCAATTCGGGTACGGATCAGATCGTCACTCGCACTGGGTTGGTCCGTCCCAACGAAACCTGCGTGCGGACCGTGACGATAGCCGACATCGCGACCTCGACCGCGACAATCCCGGTGCAGGTCGCGAGCGGCTTCACCAGCACCATGCGCGTCTACATCTGCAACAACAATTGCCTCTCTGGGGAACTCTTCAACCTCACCGGCGTCGACACAGCGGGCAATACCCTGACAAAGGGCACCACGCTTTCGTCGGCCTACCCGGCTGGCGCTGGTGTCTATGCTGTTGATGAGCGGCAGTACAAGGTTGACAACAGCAATCCCTCGTTGCCGGTGCTAGCGCTCGGGGTCAATGGTGCCACCGCCACACCATTTGCCATCGGCATCGAGAATCTTCAGCTCCAGTACCAGTTGGCGCGCAATTGCTCCTCGGCCGCCGGTTGCGACGTAGTCGACGTGCCGGCCAACAACACGGAGTTCGCTCTGGTCAACCAGATCTTTATCACCCTCACGGCCCGTTCACGCGGCACGCTAAGCACCGGCCAATACTATCGGGTAGCGCGCACGGTTTCCGCGAAACCGCGCAACTTGCTACCCGGCTGA